From one Ahaetulla prasina isolate Xishuangbanna chromosome 18, ASM2864084v1, whole genome shotgun sequence genomic stretch:
- the LOC131187175 gene encoding arylacetamide deacetylase-like 4, translating to MEIIFGQEWWMLIFYFCISVPFLILGWILYDDFTKMHVPPGIRQGMKLRLIYLFICIFLRLAWILAKLGICSMEDPLYKLAVWKFVANGIFPAGPCDLIIKEMVFDNVPVRLYQCRTSNAENRRGLVWIHGGGGLFGSLKSHERLCRFFAQESATVVVSIGYPLAPEHPYPAQQRSCYAAVSYFLEHAQDFGVDPQRIVLGGESSGGCIVAAISQQLVFRKDLPQVRAHVLIYPYLQGVDFNLPSYQQNQSVPLLLMRDVVRFGKFYLTGKTSDVDGVMANAHVPEHLRAKYQKWISAELIPEEFKVRGYVPFVPGRFSEDLFKECERAFDPMFSPLLMEDAVLRRFPETFLLTCEYDIFRDDGWLYKKRLEDNGVPVTWHHLEDGFHGITLLIGFGPLEFPGTRRGLKSTIQFLERF from the exons ATGGAAATTATATTTGGCCAAGAGTGGTGGATGCTGATATTTTATTTCTGCATTTCGGTCCCGTTTTTAATTCTCGGGTGGATCCTTTATGATGATTTTACCAAGATGCATGTCCCGCCGGGAATCCGCCAGGGGATGAAACTTCGGCTCATCTATCTGTTCATCTGCATTTTTCTCAGACTG GCTTGGATCCTGGCAAAACTTGGCATCTGCAGTATGGAAGATCCGCTGTATAAATTGGCGGTATGGAAGTTCGTGGCAAACGGAATATTTCCAGCGGGGCCCTGTGACTTGATCATCAAGGAAATGGTTTTCGACAATGTGCCCGTGAGGCTCTATCAGTGCAGAACATCAAATGCTGAGAACAGGAGAGGACTTGTGTGGATTCACGGAGGAGGGGGCCTTTTTGGAAGCCTCA AAAGCCACGAAAGGCTGTGCCGTTTCTTTGCCCAGGAAAGTGCCACCGTGGTCGTATCTAtcgg GTATCCCTTGGCACCAGAACATCCCTATCCAGCTCAACAACGGAGCTGCTACGCGGCTGTATCGTACTTCCTGGAGCACGCGCAGGACTTCGGCGTGGACCCTCAGCGGATCGTGTTGGGGGGCGAAAGCAGTGGAGGCTGCATCGTGGCGGCCATTTCTCAACAACTTGTGTTCAGGAAGGACCTGCCCCAGGTCAGGGCCCACGTGCTAATCTACCCTTACCTCCAAGGtgtggatttcaacctgccatcttacCAGCAAAACCAGTCAGTGCCCCTCTTACTCATGAGAGATGTGGTCCGTTTTGGCAAGTTTTATCTCACCGGAAAGACCTCCGACGTCGATGGAGTGATGGCCAACGCTCACGTTCCGGAACATCTCAGGGCCAAGTACCAGAAATGGATCAGCGCCGAACTTATTCCGGAAGAATTTAAAGTCCGGGGTTACGTCCCTTTTGTACCTGGTCGGTTTTCAGAAGACCTCTTCAAAGAATGCGAGAGAGCTTTTGATCCCATGTTTTCGCCACTCCTGATGGAAGACGCCGTCCTCCGACGGTTTCCAGAGACATTCCTTTTGACCTGCGAATACGACATTTTCCGAGACGATGGCTGGCTGTACAAGAAACGGCTGGAAGACAACGGGGTGCCCGTCACCTGGCATCACCTGGAGGACGGATTCCACGGGATCACCTTGCTGATAGGATTTGGGCCACTGGAGTTTCCCGGGACGAGGAGGGGTCTCAAAAGTACCATCCAATTCCTCGAACGCTTCTAG
- the VAMP3 gene encoding vesicle-associated membrane protein 3, which produces MSGDPVSGSASGSNRRLQQTQNQVDEVVDIMRVNVDKVLERDQKLSELDDRADALQAGAAQFETNAAKLKRKYWWKNCKMWAILITVVVVLLIIIIVWSVY; this is translated from the exons AT GTCTGGTGATCCTGTATCCGGCTCTGCCTCTGGCAGCAACCGACGTCTCCAGCAGACTCAGAACCAAGTTGACGAG GTGGTGGATATCATGAGGGTCAACGTCGACAAGGTTTTGGAGCGGGATCAGAAGCTGTCCGAGCTGGACGATCGGGCCGACGCCTTGCAAGCCGGAGCCGCTCAGTTCGAGACGAACGCGGCCAAGCTGAAGAGGAAATATTGGTGGAAGAATTGCAAG atGTGGGCCATACTGATTACAGTGGTGGTAGTCCTTCTCATCATTATCATTG tttggAGCGTGTACTGA